One Actinomycetospora corticicola genomic window, GCCCCGACGTCGACGGCCCTGACCGTGATGTCGCTGATCCCGCCGTGGACCCCGCTGATCATGCCCGCCCGCATGGCGCTGGGCGGGGTGCCGGTCTGGCAGGTGGTGGCGGCCTTCGTCCTGACGCTGGCGTTCACGGCCGGCGTGCTCGCCCTCGGCGGGCGGATCTACGCCCGCTCGGTGCTGCGCACCGGTGCACGGGTCTCGTGGCGGGAGGCGCTGCGCAGCCGGTAGGAGGCCGCCGGGCTACAGGGCGTTGAACCGGTTGAGCGCCTCCACGCGCTCGGCCTTGTGGTCCACCATCGGCTCCGGGTATCCCGACGGCGGGTCGGGCAGCTTCCAGGGCTGGTGGACCTTCTTGCCCTCGACGTCGGCGAGCTCCGGCACCCAGCGCCGCACGTAGTCGCCCTGCGGGTCGAACCGCTCCCCCTGGGTCACCGGGTTGAACACGCGGAAGTACGGCGCCGCGTCGGTGCCGGTCCCCGCCGCCCACTGCCAGCCGTGCTGGTTCGACGCGAGGTCGCCGTCGACGAGCAGCTCCATGAAGTGCTTCGCGCCCCACCACCACGGCAGGTGCAGGTCCTTGACCAGGAACGAGGCCACGGCCATCCGCATCCGGTTGTGCATCCACGCCTCGCCCTGCAGCTGGCGCATCGCGGCGTCGATCGCGGGGAAGCCGGTGCGGCCCTCCTGCCACTGGCGGAACTTCTGCTCGGCCGCCTTCCCCGTGTCCAGCTCGATCTTCTCGAACTTCGGGTCGAAGTTCTCGCGCGCACTCCGGGGGAACCACCAGAGCACGTGCCCGTAGAAGTCCCGGAAGCACAGCTCGTTGCGGTAGGACGTCGCGCCCTTCCCGTTGCCGCGGGCGCCGGCGAGCAGGGTCCGTGGGTGCACCGTGCCGTACTTCAGGTGCACGCTCATCCGGCTCGTGCCCGGCTTGTCGGGGCGGTCGCGGGTGTCGTCGTAGTCGGTGAGGTGCTCGTCGACGAACGCCTCCCACTGCTCGTGGGCGGCCTGCTCCCCCGCCTCGGGCAGCTCGGCGTCGACCTTCGGGTCGTCGGGCACCTTCACCGCCCGCGGGCCGCCGTCCTTGTCGGACGGGTCCATCCACGTCAGGGTCTTCGCGTCGGTGTCGGCGGGCTCCGCGTCCTGGATGCGCTTCGTCCACTCCCGGGAGAAGGGCGTGAACACCTTGTACGGGTCGCCGTCGGACTTCGTGATCGTGCCGGGCTCGGTGAGGTACGGGGAGCCCGACCGCACCAGCTCGACCCCGTCACCGGTCGAGCCGAGCGCCTTCTCCACCGCCTCGTCGCGCTGCCGGCCGTAGGGCCCGAAGTCGGCGGCGACGTGGACCGAGTCCGCGCCGACGGCCTGGGCGATCCGCG contains:
- a CDS encoding cryptochrome/photolyase family protein; its protein translation is MGSADTTAVVWFRRDLRVRDQPTFLAAKERADRALALFVLDPTLLEPAGPRRTAFLFRCLRALDEDLGGKLLVVKGDPEDVVPRIAQAVGADSVHVAADFGPYGRQRDEAVEKALGSTGDGVELVRSGSPYLTEPGTITKSDGDPYKVFTPFSREWTKRIQDAEPADTDAKTLTWMDPSDKDGGPRAVKVPDDPKVDAELPEAGEQAAHEQWEAFVDEHLTDYDDTRDRPDKPGTSRMSVHLKYGTVHPRTLLAGARGNGKGATSYRNELCFRDFYGHVLWWFPRSARENFDPKFEKIELDTGKAAEQKFRQWQEGRTGFPAIDAAMRQLQGEAWMHNRMRMAVASFLVKDLHLPWWWGAKHFMELLVDGDLASNQHGWQWAAGTGTDAAPYFRVFNPVTQGERFDPQGDYVRRWVPELADVEGKKVHQPWKLPDPPSGYPEPMVDHKAERVEALNRFNAL